The segment TGGCGCTACGACCCGCCGTACGACGTCTACGACCTCACTGGCGCCGACCCCGACGAGCTGCTCGACCCAGCGCTCGGTTTCCACGCGGTGCTCGCAGGGGAGCGCCTCATCGGCTTCCGCTCGTTCGGACCGGACGGCCAGGTGCCGGGGTGGGAGTACGACGACTCGGCGCTCGACACCGGCGGCGGGCTACGACCCTCGCTCACGGGGCAGGGTCTCGGTCGTGCAGCGATCGGTGCCGGGCTCGCGTTCGGCCGCGCCACCTACGCGCCGCCGGCGTTCCGCGTGACGGTGGCGTCGTTCAACGTCCGTGCGCGTCGCACCGTCGAGTCCCTCGGCTTCGAGCTGGTCGGGTCGTTCGCCGCGCGCCGGGACGGACGCCGGTTCGACGTGCTGGTGCGTCCGGAGGGCGGCTGACGACTGCTGTCAGACGGCCGTCAGACCTGGCGAGCGTGCGCCGACGGGGTGACCGCCCGAGGGTGCAGGATCCCGGCGAGCGCCTCGACGCCGTCGACGAGCCGTGGCCCGGGGCGGGCGAAGTGCCCGTCGGCGTCGACGGCCCACACCGGCACTCCGGGGAACCGGTCGCGCACCTCCTTCGCCAGCAACGCGCTGCCGTCGAGGTCGAAGCCGCACGGCGCGCAGACCACGACGTCCGGCTCGGAGGCGACGGCGTCGTCCCAGGTGATGCGGCTCGACCTCGTGCCCGCGACGCCGAGGGTGGGCTCGCCGCCGGCGCGGACGACCATCTCCGGGATCCAGTGCCCGGGCGCGAAGGGCGGGTCCGTCCACTCCAGCACCAGCACCCGCGGCCGGTCGAGCCCGGCGACGCGCTCGGCGACGGTCGCGAGGCGCGCCTCGAGCTCGGTCACCAGCTCGGTCGCCTGCTCGTCGCGGCCGGTGGTCCGCCCGAGCTCGGTGATCGACGCCAGCACGTCGTCGAGGGTGTGGGGGTCGACCGTCGCCACCTCCGCGCCGCACCCGAGGAAGCCGAGCGCCTCGTCGACGGTGCCGACGTCCACCGCGCAGACGGCGCAGAGGTCCTGGGTGACGACGAGGTCGGCGTCGAGCTCCGCGAGGGCGCCCGCATCGAGGCGGTAGAGGTCCTCACCCGCCGCGAGGGCCGCAGCGACGAAGTCGTCGATCTCCCTCGGCCCGAGCCCCTCCGGCATCGCGGAGGTCGAGACCACGCGCCGCTCACGGGCGGCCGGCGGGTGGTCGCACTCGAACGTGACGCCCACGACGTCGTCACCCGCCCCGACCGCGAACAGGATCTCCGTGGCGGACGGGATGAGCGAGACGATGCGCATCGGGCGAGCCTAGACGTCTCGTGTCACCGGTTTGTCGTCGCCGCGGAAGGCTCTCTTCGCGACAGATCCGAACATCGACAGTCCCGGGCAGCCCATGGTGCAGCCCGCCGGAGCACACACGTGTCGGACTTCTTGCCCTCCGACTGCCGGATCAAGGGCAACATCTCGGACACCTGTACGACGCTGGCGCGCCGAGCCCCGTCGGGATGACCGCAACTCGGTTGGAGGCTCGGCGCATGGCGGAGATCGCGGCCCGCGTTCCAGTACGGCTCGAGCAGCAGCCACTACGGCTTGACGACCTCGCGCAGAGTCTGGATGGCTCGCCCCACGACGTCGCGAGCGGCACCGATCTGCGCCGCGCTCAAGGGTGCTGCGTGCGTGTGCGCACGGTCGATCGCCAGCGCGGCCGCGAACAGGTCCTGGAGCACCTCGGAGTGGACCGCGTCAAGGATGCGCTCGCGTTCCTCGAGGCGGGCAAGGCGCTCGCTGCGCCGGATGTTGCAGACCTGGCCGTGTGACCCGGGCTGGCTGTAGAGGTCGGTGACCGCCACCTCCACCCAGGACCAGGCGCCGTGGACGTGGACCCGGAGCTCACCGACCCGCTCCGCCGAGGTCGGGTCGGCGGCCAGGAGCTCCTCGAACGCATGGTGGTCCTCGGGGTGGATGCGATCTGTGATGGGTGTGCCCACGACCTCTTCAACCGGCCAGCCGAAGAGGTTCGTGACCGCTGGGCTGGCGTAGCTGACGACGTGGTGCTCGTCGACCAGGACCGCGGCGTCGCTGGAGCGCTCCATCAGGTGCCGCACGGCCTCGCCGAGGTTGAGGGAGGCGCCGACGATGCCGATCAGCTCTCCGTCGCGGTACACGCCGCTGTCGGTGACCAGCGCATGCAGCACCTCGCCGCCGCGGCGCCGAACCGGAAAGCCGCCGGACCATGGACGGCCTTCCCGCAGAGCAGCCATGATCTCCGCCGCCGCCCTCTGGGAGACCTCCGGCACCGTCACGTCCGAAATGTCGCGCCCCACGGCCTCCTCGGCGGGCCAGCCGTACAACTGCTCGGCGGCACCGTTCCAGAACAACACCGTGCCCTGCGTGTCAGTGGCGATCACGGCGTGCCCCAGGGCGTGCAACAACTCGCCGGCAGAGGGACGTCCGGGGAGTGCCTCAGTGTCCATGGATCCAGCCTGCGCCGCATGTTTCGCGTGGTCACGGGGCGAAAGACCCGGATTGGACGTCCTGCCCTGCAGCTTCCGCTGCGGTCACGCCCGGACCAGACCCGACGCACTCATCTCGGCAGATCCGCGCGCAACGCGGCAGGTCTGGACGAGAGTCGGCATCAAGACGCCAACCCGGTCGTTTCGCTTGCATCCGCCGCGCCCCGCTGGCCGACCATCGCCACACGGAACAAGAAGAACCGCACCAACCCCGTGCCCAGGTTGCTCGCGATGAGGACTGCCAGCTCCTGCCGCCGCGACGGCTGGGCGACAGTGGCGTCAAGCAGCCACAAGGAGCCTGCCGTCACGGCCAAGCTGAAGCCCAGAAGGGCGAGCCCGAGCGCCTGGTGCTGCACGGTTCGGTCCGTGCCACGGACCCCGAAGGTGACGTAGCGATGCCCGAACGTTCCGGCGATCGTCGACAGGATGAGCGCGAGAGCGTTCGCCGGCTGCGCGCTGAACTGCTCGCGGAGGACGAGGTAGAGCAGTCCGTAGAGCACGTTGAATGCAGCGCCCACGCTGGCAAAGACGACAAGCTGCACCAGGACCGACCGCCGACGCGACATCGCGCCGGTCAAGACCTCAGCGCTCACCCGCGCCGGCAAGAGTCCCTGGGCGCCGTCACTCGCAGTTCCTCGCGAACGCGTCTTCGAGGAGGGCGACGACGCCTTGCTGACGCTCTGAGTACGGCATTGCGGACATCCTGCCCGAGTGCGCGCGGATCGGCATGAGCGGACGCTCGGTCGCGGCAGATTGGGTCGTTCGATGTCGCGGTGGCGCAGTTGCTTGCGGAGTCGACTCGCCGAGGGAAAGCAGGGCGTCGGAACGAAATGTCGCTGCCGGTGGAGCACTCTCTGGGCGGGCAGCGATCGGCAATCGACACCCTTGTCTTTCAGGTGGAATGCCGATTCACTCTCCCGGTGAGCAGCAGCCGGTTGTCGCCGCTCGCGGCGCCGGCTTTTCGCTACTTCTTCATCGGCCAGGTCGTGAACCGGGTTGGCTCGTCGATGGCCGGCGTGGCACTGGCGTTCGCAGTCCTCGACATCGACGACTCCGCGTCGGCACTTGGTTGGGTGCTTGCTGCGTCGAGCGTGCCGACGGTGGTGTTCATGCTCCTGGGTGGAGCGATCGCCGACCGGCTGCCACGAGCCCTGGTCCTGCGTGGGTGCAATCTGGTTCAGGGCGTGGCCCAGTCGCTCACCGCCGGTCTGGTCATCAGTGGACAGGCCGAGATCTGGCACCTGGTCGTCCTGCAGGCGGTGGCCGGCACTGTGTTCGCCGTGAGCTATCCCGCATTCCTCGGGATGGTTCCGATCCTGCTACCGGTCGAGGAGCGTCAGAAGGCGTTCTTGCTCATCGGTCAGGCCACCAGTGCTGTGGGCATCGTCGGCCCGGTGGTGTCGGGCGTGCTGGTGGCGACGGTCGGGCCGGGGTGGGCGCTGGCGGTCGACGCGTCGACCTACCTGGTGGCTGCGGCGCTGCTCCTGCTGGTGCGTCTGCCTGCGGGGGATCGCAGTCAGGCGGAGGCGAGCATCATCGGCGACTTCGTCGCGGGGTGGGCGTTCGCGCGTCACCTGGGGTGGGTGATCCCGGCTGCGTCAGCTGCGTTGGTCTTCAACGCGTTGGTCAGTGGCGCGATCAACGTGCTGGGTCCGGTGATCGCCGACGACACGATCGGCAGCGAGGGATGGGGTCTGGCGAGGTCCGGGCAAGCAGTTGGCGTGTTCGTCGCCGCCTTCTTCCTCGCCAAGGTGACGGTGACCGCGCCGATGAAGGTCATCATGATCGCCTTCGTCGTGTGGTGCGTCCCGATGCTGGTGCTCGGCACGCAGGTGAACGTCTGGATCCTCTCGGCGTCCTTCGTCGTGGCCGGAGCGGCACTGAGCCTGCTGGACCTCTCCTGGAACCTGCTGGTGCAGGAGAAGGTGCCCGAGGCGATGCTGTCGCGGATCATGGCGATCGACGGCTTCTTCTCCTTCGTGGCCACGCCGATCGGCCTCATGGCCGTCGGTCCCCTCGCCGCCGCCTTCGGCGCGCAGCGGGTCGAGCTTGCGTGTTTCGCCATTGCCGTAGTGGTGGCTGCGTTCGCGCTCACCCGACGCACCATCACCAACGTCAGACTGACCGGCGCCCCACCGCCGCAGCTCGCGAGTCAGGACGCCTGAGACACCCCGCGGTCGGGGCTATGCCCCAGGAACCGGTACGTGATGAACGGTGTGTCGCGCGGGCCCGGCCGCGTTGTCGATGTCGCGACCCATCCGTGCCTTCGGTAGAAGTCGATGGCCCGCTGATTTCCTGCCCAGACCTCGAGCAGGCCCACTTCGTGCGCACCCCGCTCGGACTGGAAGACCTCATGTAGGAGCGTTCCGGTCCCGCGCCCGAAACGATCAGGCTGCACGTACAACGCAGCCATCTCCAGCGCGGTCTCGGGGATCCGGACGTGGCGCGCCGAGAGGAACGCCACGATGGTCCCGTCGTCTTCGACGACGAAGGTCACGCCATCCGCAAGGGTCAAGAGGTGCTCCCACATGGCCTCGCGACCGTCCCTCACGTCGGGCGGGTCGCCGTAGTACTCGGCCCTCGACTCCCGATGCACCGACGCAATCGCGGACGCATCCGCAGGAACGGCCAGCCTTACTCGATCCATGTCGCATTCAAGCAAACGGACGATCGCGCATGGCTACCTAGAGACTTCCGGCAGGGTCGGTGGCTCGCTCGCAACGGGCGTGGGGATCGCACCTAGACGTCGAAGACGTTCCAGCAGATCGCGTTGCGCCGGCGCTGGTCCTCCAGCACCAGGTCGCGCACCTCGTCGGGCAGGCGGTCGCGCTGCCACCGGCACTCGTCGCGACGTGCCTCCTCCTCGCGCCCCGCCGGGGCGGCCGCCACAGCCGCCTTGATGGCGTACGCCGCCGCCCCCAGGTCGTGCTCCGCCACATGTGCGACCACCGCGGCCTGTCCGGCGGCGTACGCCGCGAAGCGCGGCGCGCCCTCCAGATCGCGGGCCGCACCCATGGCGTGCCCGCCGAGCGCTCGGGCCTGCATCATCGGCAGCTCGCCGCGCGTCCAGGCACCTGCCGCGGCGATCGCCTCGCGCGGCCTCCGGTCGTCGGGCCGGGCGGCCTCGAAGACCGGGAGCACGTGGTCGGCGCACTCTGCAGCCCACAGCGCGAGCCGGTGGTGGTCCTCGTCGGTCAGCGTGCCGCCGCGCCTGACGGTGATCAGGTGCGGGTCACGCACGGCCGGCAGGATCACGGCTCGACGCTATCGCCGAGCTGATCAGGGCGTCGTCACCAGCAGCCGTGCCACGCCCCCCGCGCGTGGTCGCGGGCGTGGTTGATGGCGCGCACGTACTCGCGGTGCCGGGCGACGGGCTTGCCGCCGTAGACGTACGGCTGGGTGAAGCCGTCCCAAGCCTGGCGGAACGAGAGGTCGCCGTACCCGCCCTGGCGCTGCACGTAGCGCAGCAGCCGGCCGTAGCGGTCCTTCGCGGCCTGGGTGCGGTCGGACACGAGGTGGACGGTCGAGCCGACTGGGGCGAGCCTGCTGAGGTTGGCGGTGGCGTCGTTCGCGCCGCAGCGGCCTCGTTCGGGGGTGTCGATGCCGAGCATGCGCACGGAGACGTGCGCCCCGCCGCGCAGGCGGACGTGGAGGGTGTCGCCGTCGACGACACGGACGACGTTGCCGGTCTCGCGATAGGTCCGGGGTCCCTGCTGGGCGTGGGTCTGGTTGTTGCCGGTGTCGGCGAACTGCTGCGGCGCGGTGTTGCCGCGGCCGATGCACGGGCACGGGTTGGACTCGCACGCGACGCCGTCGCCGTCGTCGTCGAGGCGGTGCGGGTCGCCGCCGCCGGCGTTCAGGAAGAAGTTCTGCGCGCCGGCCTGGCTCGCGAAGTCGCCGCAGTCGCGGTCGACCACGGCAGAGGCAGGCGCCGGAGCCGAGAGTCCGAGGCCCAGGGCGACGATGGCGAGCGCGAGCGCGCGGACGAGCTGATTGTGCATCGGGCCACCCTCACACTGACGTGACCCTGCCGTGAGTGGAACCCGCCAACTCACGTCCCGTCAGGTGAAGTAGAGGTCGACTCCTGCGGGCGCCTCGAGGATCTCCCGTCCGTGGGCGGGATCGATGCGGCGGGTGCCGAGGTGGTCGACGACGAAAGCGAGGCCGTGTGGGGTGAGCCAGACGTAGCGGCCGTCGCCGCACTGGCGGGACCGGAAGCCCGCATGGGTCTTCCAGCGGTGGTGTCGTCGACCGAGCGGCCCGGAGTTGTGGGAGCCCGTCTGCTGGTCCGGTGGGCCGGTGTCGGCGTAGGGCGTGGGGTGGTCGTAGTCGACGCGGCGGCTGGTGGAGGTGGCGAACGGCCAGTAGTCGCCTCCGGTGGTGAGGTAGACGTGCTCCTTCAGCGACTCGGGGTGCTCG is part of the Nocardioides cavernae genome and harbors:
- a CDS encoding MFS transporter, producing the protein MAQLLAESTRRGKAGRRNEMSLPVEHSLGGQRSAIDTLVFQVECRFTLPVSSSRLSPLAAPAFRYFFIGQVVNRVGSSMAGVALAFAVLDIDDSASALGWVLAASSVPTVVFMLLGGAIADRLPRALVLRGCNLVQGVAQSLTAGLVISGQAEIWHLVVLQAVAGTVFAVSYPAFLGMVPILLPVEERQKAFLLIGQATSAVGIVGPVVSGVLVATVGPGWALAVDASTYLVAAALLLLVRLPAGDRSQAEASIIGDFVAGWAFARHLGWVIPAASAALVFNALVSGAINVLGPVIADDTIGSEGWGLARSGQAVGVFVAAFFLAKVTVTAPMKVIMIAFVVWCVPMLVLGTQVNVWILSASFVVAGAALSLLDLSWNLLVQEKVPEAMLSRIMAIDGFFSFVATPIGLMAVGPLAAAFGAQRVELACFAIAVVVAAFALTRRTITNVRLTGAPPPQLASQDA
- a CDS encoding GNAT family N-acetyltransferase; this translates as MDRVRLAVPADASAIASVHRESRAEYYGDPPDVRDGREAMWEHLLTLADGVTFVVEDDGTIVAFLSARHVRIPETALEMAALYVQPDRFGRGTGTLLHEVFQSERGAHEVGLLEVWAGNQRAIDFYRRHGWVATSTTRPGPRDTPFITYRFLGHSPDRGVSQAS
- a CDS encoding cobalamin-binding protein — protein: MRIVSLIPSATEILFAVGAGDDVVGVTFECDHPPAARERRVVSTSAMPEGLGPREIDDFVAAALAAGEDLYRLDAGALAELDADLVVTQDLCAVCAVDVGTVDEALGFLGCGAEVATVDPHTLDDVLASITELGRTTGRDEQATELVTELEARLATVAERVAGLDRPRVLVLEWTDPPFAPGHWIPEMVVRAGGEPTLGVAGTRSSRITWDDAVASEPDVVVCAPCGFDLDGSALLAKEVRDRFPGVPVWAVDADGHFARPGPRLVDGVEALAGILHPRAVTPSAHARQV
- a CDS encoding putative immunity protein, with product MILPAVRDPHLITVRRGGTLTDEDHHRLALWAAECADHVLPVFEAARPDDRRPREAIAAAGAWTRGELPMMQARALGGHAMGAARDLEGAPRFAAYAAGQAAVVAHVAEHDLGAAAYAIKAAVAAAPAGREEEARRDECRWQRDRLPDEVRDLVLEDQRRRNAICWNVFDV
- a CDS encoding GtrA family protein — translated: MSAEVLTGAMSRRRSVLVQLVVFASVGAAFNVLYGLLYLVLREQFSAQPANALALILSTIAGTFGHRYVTFGVRGTDRTVQHQALGLALLGFSLAVTAGSLWLLDATVAQPSRRQELAVLIASNLGTGLVRFFLFRVAMVGQRGAADASETTGLAS
- a CDS encoding excalibur calcium-binding domain-containing protein: MHNQLVRALALAIVALGLGLSAPAPASAVVDRDCGDFASQAGAQNFFLNAGGGDPHRLDDDGDGVACESNPCPCIGRGNTAPQQFADTGNNQTHAQQGPRTYRETGNVVRVVDGDTLHVRLRGGAHVSVRMLGIDTPERGRCGANDATANLSRLAPVGSTVHLVSDRTQAAKDRYGRLLRYVQRQGGYGDLSFRQAWDGFTQPYVYGGKPVARHREYVRAINHARDHARGAWHGCW
- a CDS encoding sensor histidine kinase; translation: MDTEALPGRPSAGELLHALGHAVIATDTQGTVLFWNGAAEQLYGWPAEEAVGRDISDVTVPEVSQRAAAEIMAALREGRPWSGGFPVRRRGGEVLHALVTDSGVYRDGELIGIVGASLNLGEAVRHLMERSSDAAVLVDEHHVVSYASPAVTNLFGWPVEEVVGTPITDRIHPEDHHAFEELLAADPTSAERVGELRVHVHGAWSWVEVAVTDLYSQPGSHGQVCNIRRSERLARLEERERILDAVHSEVLQDLFAAALAIDRAHTHAAPLSAAQIGAARDVVGRAIQTLREVVKP
- a CDS encoding GNAT family N-acetyltransferase — translated: MGDVIDPAAIRIAPLTRAHAEDLATWRYDPPYDVYDLTGADPDELLDPALGFHAVLAGERLIGFRSFGPDGQVPGWEYDDSALDTGGGLRPSLTGQGLGRAAIGAGLAFGRATYAPPAFRVTVASFNVRARRTVESLGFELVGSFAARRDGRRFDVLVRPEGG